caagcatttttcaaTCTTAGTCAATCTCAAATTGGAGATTACTTGGCCTTATGATTGGTAAATGCTTGATATTTCCTTACTTCAATAACTAACAATATCGATTCATGTTGTTGTTTGGGCTGATTGGTGTACGATACTTTTTCCGTGTCCTCGGATGATCATTATTCTGTGGATATTCATTTGACTTTACTATTTATGTTTAGAGTGGAAATCTGGGTCTTCGTGCACTTTGGCTCATTCTGCATTTTGCCGTCACCATATggtatttcaaaagttttggagTTATTGCAGTGGGTTGCAGATATTGGTGTGAAAAGTGTCTGCCTTTATGATCCAGAAGGTAAAAGGGATATCCAGAAAGTGAAAATGCTTTAGAATTTACTcaacatttcctttggtaagtttcACCTGACAGGTGTGATAGCATTTTCCTGTTGCAGGTGTGTTGAAAAAGAACAAGGAACCTATCATGCAAAGATTCAGCAGTGCAAACTTGTCTGAGGTATCATGATCTTCATCCACAATTAGCTAGATCCTTTTCTACAAGTATTCATGACAGTATATGTCATATGTCAACCTTGTCAGTTCAATATTCCGTTGTGATGCATATTTTAATGAAGTAATCAATTTTACATATCTATTTTGTGTAAAAGACATTAGGGGCGGTTTGTATGCATGACTTAATATCTTATGTTTGGAATCTGCTGGTTCAGTGTGTTATTATGGTGAAAATGTAAATGAAGTTTTGATTTGCCGAGTTGTTGAGCCCAAGAGATGTGTCAAAGCCCTTTCTCCTGCTTATTGCCTGAGTGGtaatattttttcaagataCATGGTCTCTGTAGCCAGTCCAATTATTTGGATTGAAGAGTGAAATATTAACTTTGTAATGGTGGACTGAAGGATAATAAAGGTGTTAGGAAACATGAAAGGAAGCAACAGGATATGATTATTTAAATGGAATAGCTAAGTAACCCCTTTCCAAGTATGGCTTTAGTGGGGGAAAAAGTGTTGATATAGCCAATGTCATAGGTTTGATGCAAAGCTCTAGTTGAATTTTGATAAACTTGAAAGAAAGATGGTGCATAATAGACTTGGATTGTGATTTCTTGCAGGAGGCTGCTGTTAATGGTCGGCTTGTTACCCGCAGAAATCTGACTTTGGAGTTTGTTTCATTTGAGGATGGAAAAGAAGCAGTTGCCAAAGCAGCTAATTATCTCTTTGTAAAGCACTATGCAAATGGTACTAAGGAAAAGTCAGATTTTACAGAGCCTCAAATGGCTGAAGCTTTAGGAGCCATTGGTATCCTGTCTTGCCTCTTTTTGGCTTCCCAGATTTTCCGAACATTTAGCAgatatttttctagcattgtcTGTGCAAGTTTATATTATTCTTGTTAGTATTgtcttaacaggttctggaggAGCTGATCCTGATCTGCTACTAATTTATGGACCCACAAGATGCCATCTTGGGTTTCCAGCATGGAGACTTCGGTACACTGAAATAGTGTAAGTAAATTAGTAAAGTGCTACGATGTTATTTTTATAGGAGTAAATTCCTCATTGCTGCTGTTTTTGTCAATTCTTAAGGTGCCAAGAACTTTTCTCGGATATGCTTCAGTGGATTACTTTGTAATAGTCCCACCACAGTTGCATCTGTTTCTGCTTGAAATTGTGTAAATAGACTATTGTGCTATTCTGGCCCGGTCACTGTGGTTTTAGTTCATTGCTTTGCCTGCTTTTTGAAATATCTTAGGCATTGGTATCATTGAAATTCGGATTTCAGGTAGAATCCCTATAATAATTGATCTATCCTGCTTCTTCCCCCtcccgagagagagagagagagagtgcgcGCTATTTTTTCCTGATACTGGCACAAAACGTTTTAATGCGACTTTTGTAAATCGCGTTTGTTTTGCTATAAATATTGACTATTTGAGTGTGTCAAATGCCAATTTCAGTTCTTGCATCAGAATGGTTCGCTTGAATTATTTCTTGTTTGCTGTATGTTGCAGACATATGGGGCCATTGAAGTCTATGAGTTATGGTTCCCTTGTTAAAGCCATTTTCAAGTACACTATGGTGCATCAAAATTATGGTAAGGTTCTTTCTCTTGATCTCCCAAATGACCTTCCATCATAACGCatgcaaaaaaataaacaaaaacaagagtCCTAAGTAGGATAAAATAGAAGACTTTTAAATACAGAAGGAAGTAATTAATTCCGTTAATCTATTCTCAGAAACAACTGATGCTCTGGTCGCTGTGCCTTCATGTGgtcaaaagtttgaaacaagTTTCCATCCCCCTCCTTTTGGGATCAAGGAAAACTATCATGTTATTCATCTCCATTTCCATCTTTTTACCTTATTTGGCGAGTTTAATCTAATGAAAAATGGTGAGTTGTTGCTCTTCATTGATAGGTGGAGGCTGTGGTTGGTTTTATCATGTCGAGCAATGTGCGGTCTAAGTTAATAATTTCTGTATTCCAATAAACGACTTTGGGATCTGCACTTCTTGGTGTCTTAAACCTCACTTTTTATtagctttcttttttccttttatgtCAAAACTTGAAAGAATGCTTTTTTATTGGTTTGTGGGCATATTTTGAATAATAAACATGGGAAACGCAAGTGAGCCTCGGTATAACCTGAATTTATTGTTTGGTCCGAGTAAGAGgggaagagagaaaagggagggtTTGGGAGTAGAATTCGGGATATCTTATGATTAGGTGGCGTCTCGGGAACACGATATAACCTGAATTTCATTGTGCTTGATTTCAATTCTTCCCAGGTTCATAAGCAATTTCATCCGCAGTGACGTCATCTTGTGGGACGAGCAGAGTTCGGAAGATGGACCTGACAGACGCTGCTAGTATGGTTTGCATTTTATTGAGAATGTTCTTCTTTGATTGTAGGATCAAAGTTAAAAGGTATCTATTGGCTTGTATGCCCAATTGATTGACCTTTTCGTAAACTCATCCCGTTGTAAACTCATCACGTGATGGAAAATGTTTGTACTCCATTTgctctttttttcctcttagGAGTAGGGGGTTGGGAGATGTCTTCGTCCTATGGGGGTTAGTgggttagtttgaaaaaatgccaCAGCAAAAGTgggttagtttgaaaaaatgccaCAGCAAAAGTGGATGAAAGCATCAAAGGACTCATGATTACACAATTCTCAAAGGGAAaaggatcaaatgatggtggcaatttctttgttctttctcttttgcaggaaaattTCGTGCATAGATGAAAACAATCACAACTTGCACTGGAGTCGGTATCGGAAAGAGTTCTCTAGTGAACAAAGACGGATCGAAAAAAGTTGCAAGCAagtttgatcaaaaggtgcGACAACCTGGCAATGCAAAATCAACTATTGGCTCAGATGCATAAACTTAACCTCTACTGAggcaaaattttgggttattttcaGGTAAGTATACTGgaatttttcattttaatttctcgttcgggtcagtcccatgtttaaattcctgttcgggtcagtccaatggtaaattctcgttcgggtcagtcccatgtttaatttcctgctcgggtcagtcctatGTTTAAtttctcattcgggtcagtcccatgtttaaattcctgttcgggtcagtcccatgtttaaattcctgttcgggtcagtcccatgtttaatttctcgttcgggtcaatcccatgtttaaattctcgttcgggtcagtcccatgtttaaaattttcgttcggatcagtcccatgtttaatttcctgctcgggtcagtctcatgtttaaattcttgttcgggtcagtcccatgtttaatttcctgctcgggtcagttccatgtttaatttcctgttcgagtcagtcccatggtaaattctcgttcgggtcagtcccatgtttaaattcctgttcgggtcagtcccatggtaaattctcgttcgggtcagtcccatgtttaatttctcgttcgggtcagtcccatgtttaaattcctgttcgggtcagtccatgtttaatttctcgttcgggtcagtcccaattttaatttcctactcgggtcagtcccatgtttaaattcttgttcggatcagtcccatgtttaattctcgttcgggtcagtcccgtgtttaatttcctgctcgggtcagtcccatgtttaaattctcgttcgggtcagtcccatgtttaaaattttcgttcgggtcagccccatgtttaatttctcgttcgggtcagtcccatgtttaatttcatgctcgggtcagtctcatgtttaaattcttgttcggatcagtcccgtgtttaaatttcttgttcgggtcagtcccgtgtttAAATTCtctttcgggtcagtcccatattTAAAATTTCTCGTTTGGGttagtcccatgtttaaatttttgtttgggtcagtcccgttttaaattttttgtttgggtcagtccattttaaaattttggagttAGTCCTCATTTCAAAAGCGTCAGTCGTTCGAATAATTTGCATTTgaactacgtttgacctgattcccatggtgggatacgtaggcaactctacatgAGTTCGGTCACGTGTTTTGTAATTTCATTGTATCTTGTATTCAATAATCTCAGCAAATTGTTCGCCTGTTATTTTAGCTCAAGTGCCGTTAGAAGAGACAGGTAagtaatttggtgtctacgtctttgtctagaatttttttgaaatccTAGACAAATAGGGgcaagttgtagacaccaaaattttgtcaaattttaatattttcttgattattttctatttgatgaggtatttatttttttacattttaatgcataatttttcatttgttttgcaggtttgttttaagaaaaaacaaaacacaaaaacaacaaaaactaaaaaaaagaggaaaattaagaaaataaaaagaaaaatcattctaATCATTTTTTTCCACCAAAATACATTTAACCCATTTCACACTCAATGGCCAGGGACTGGTCTTTTCATTAGTTGAAAAATCAtcattttggaagattgagcacaCAAGCTCCATTTTTTTGGCTACAagtctctctcggctctctcccaGGGGACTCAACAGAGAGAAGCAAAAAACAAGACCAACactccaattttttttcctctcggCTCACTTGGGCAGCGGagagaaacacaaaaaaaaaaaaaaaagaagcaaggcACTCTTCCTCTTCCCAACTCCCTCTCGGCTTTTTTCTTTGCTCCCAACAGACAAAGTCACAACAAGAAGCACTTTCCTCTCCCCAACATACTCACAGGCATCAGAAAAACTTCAGCCAAGGCAATTCCACTTTCATTGAGGTATTTTCCAGTTTTTTTAAAAGCATATTAGATACATTTTGATTTTAATTTATCTTGCTTTTGCTGgtttttattgttgttgttgtattgctgaaatttgggAAATGGCATGAACTAGATTGAGGAAAAGGAAATGGGTTTTGTATATGCATgttaattgtttgaaaaaatgccaaaaatggGAAAAACGATTTTTAGGGActgttttgctttattttagCCCTTctatgttgttttcttgtccAACTAAGATTATGGTTGTAATGTAGAAGTCATAAGGAGggttttggcataatttttatgatttttggtgaaggttTAAGGGTTTTAAAGGAATAAAAACTGGACTGATTTCTTGACAATTTGGCCACTTTGGGTCATTTTCTGTAAAAActaagtccaaaaatggaacctacgcgaaaaatcgagtCGGGTGtttattttgataatttttttgtgATCGAAAAAAATTCGCCGGCGACCGGTGGTGGTGGCGCCGGCAGCCGCCATGTCAGCCATGGTTGGCTGTGGCGAGGAGCTTCAGCCGGCCaggcaagaaaaagaagaaccGGAAgggtagaagaagaagaaaaaaaaagaagaaaaagaaaagaaagaagaaaaagaaaggaaagaaacgaaagaaaatgatttgggcTTATGTTTTATCTTCGGTTGGGCCAAGAGTTAGTTTTTGTTGGGTTTTGGAAATGGGTTtcggtttattttcttttggatttctGTTGGGCTAGAAGGTCAGAGCCCATACATTTTTTGGTCGGATTTGAGGGATGAAAAGACGGGCTGGCCTGCTCGTTTCTTTTGGGTTTTGGCTGGGCTTAGGTAGCATCCAGCCCAAATATATAAAGATGTTGGCCCGATGGCCTTTTTCTCCCAAATCAGAAACCGAAATTTGCACCTTagcccctgatctttggagtagttttactgtggcccagaacattttaaattcctttcaCTTAGGTACTTAATTTAATTGCGCTTTGGtccttgaattttatctttcatttaattttgtcccctaaactttggaaaaatataatttctatCCCCAAacgtttttcaatttttgcaattcagtccctggtgaattttgaccctctttattatgattgtttcttttctttaatagttaATTATGCTACTTTTCAATATacttaacttgtaatttttagatttgCTTAAATTTCTTTACGTCTGACATACTAGTGtgaatttagtacttttattattattatttttcaattaaattggtgccgtgattcttttgttcattgtgagtataaataggacaatttgactccatttagtcaccacttcaaacgggaggtacccctatttttattatttcaatgtcaattacgtgctcttatgtgctcctgtgtgctcctatgtgtttatatatttttatatgctttatttattgcatttaaatgttcatttaaattttcttatattatatttgtttagttaatttttataattattcgagaggcatttaaatacctcaaaaaatgtaataattattataactaatttcattttatcatatctttctcattttagattgtagttagattccccgatgtaatagataggttgcgtgtttatgcggcttatgtgttatgtgcctTACCCGCTTTCATTAGGATTtgttgcatctagatattatgcttatgtgttacgtgctacgtgttcttatgtgtttatttgttttaatttatgctttatttgtttcactatgtattgttaatgcatgacgtcaccacactagtccaacgctagtcgtggCTTCTCCCTCcacttacttgctagtccaacgctagtaaggatttttagaaatgggctagtccaacgctagaccctttaggtcgTCTTGCCctagattcatctttgtgtgataattcactacattttcatgcatattttcattttagaattttttctcatttgcatgatattccctattatattatcccctacccgctataggtgctaatcatgtcatttagaattgcatctcatttaagctagttcatttgcttgttcatgttaggataattattttttcaaacatgggaaatgggtgattataactttctagtttaaataccctattaatccatgtataagaaaattatgtcacgaattTTTTCgcctcccgtaccctttatgttgcattccctttttctttgatcatttatatatatgtatataatttaatttattttattttattttcttttcttttctttttcatcatttgcatcctcgtGACACCTTCAAGGAtttattttggccttcgcaataaatgtgattggttcaattaaacccttgaatgaacattttgtccctttcgatattttatttttgcattcatgtagaaaacattcaaatatgataaaattaagggttagattaggaaaattttgagctaaacctcgcaactagcttaaACTAggtgaaagggtgccttaggtttgagttaatcgaatctttgccttccctttttccaaccgtgactcccgaatccattttctcttgtttttcaaagacctgcagttgtcgaaaagggttttattttattttatttaaatacactttttgggtgacttggtacaccaaaactcaataccaagtggcgactcttttttttttaaaaaaaaaaaaaaaaacccttttcgaCTAAATTTTGGATCCAAATcgtcgcaaaaaaaaaaaaaaaaacccttttcgactaaattttggacccaaatcgtcgcattttttaaagtcccattctaggtcccttttcatttattattaataaatcacatcttTTTTATAAACTAccttcttatttatttttccatcacgaaaaatggggcgcgacaagtatattttatttaatctgTACCAGTTAACATCCACGTCCTAAGGACAAGTGGCTAAGCAATTATTAAGGAGGTACGTGGTTTTGTTCTGCTTTTGATGATCTATTCAAATCGTTTAGTTTAAGAAGGGTCCAGACTCGAAGAAGCTGCCGATTTGGCGTTGACCCTGTGCAACCACGATCCTGTATTATATGTTAGAGTATATCTTTTTCCCCTTCTGGGGCGTGAAACAAGTCTGTACTACTTCTTGGTATAGCAACTACTGTGCATGCATTCTCTTCTGCCAATATTACGTAGTGATCATGCTACATGTGGTCATGTGTTAATTAACCTGGACCACGAAGCACCCAATCGCCCCCGCCCAACCCATTTTGCTAAAGACTAGGAGGATAACACCGTGCGATGCACTGTGTAATTTTTAATCTTGACCATAAATGCCCAattattcaaattcaaatattaaatatgaaaaagatTATTAGATGCTTCTTCTCTTATCGCATGGACGAATACCCTGCAACCAGATTATTAGATAAAAAAGATTCAGGCTTCAATATGAATGTAGAAATTATGCAAATAAAATCTGAATCTTGAGTAATATATTTACCTCTACCAGCTATCCTCTAGTCTTtcataaacaagaaaaaaaaggaaaatgaaaaattcactGGATTTAAGTGGAAGTAGTCGTAATATTTGAGTTCTAAAAGA
This portion of the Coffea arabica cultivar ET-39 chromosome 2e, Coffea Arabica ET-39 HiFi, whole genome shotgun sequence genome encodes:
- the LOC140036813 gene encoding uncharacterized protein isoform X1, translating into MEMKHRSFLNGLPGVEIWVFVHFGSFCILPSPYGISKVLELLQWVADIGVKSVCLYDPEGVLKKNKEPIMQRFSSANLSEEAAVNGRLVTRRNLTLEFVSFEDGKEAVAKAANYLFVKHYANGTKEKSDFTEPQMAEALGAIGSGGADPDLLLIYGPTRCHLGFPAWRLRYTEIVHMGPLKSMSYGSLVKAIFKYTMVHQNYETTDALVAVPSCGQKFETSFHPPPFGIKENYHVIHLHFHLFTLFGEFNLMKNGS
- the LOC140036813 gene encoding uncharacterized protein isoform X2: MEMKHRSFLNGLPGVEIWVFVHFGSFCILPSPYGISKVLELLQWVADIGVKSVCLYDPEGVLKKNKEPIMQRFSSANLSEEAAVNGRLVTRRNLTLEFVSFEDGKEAVAKAANYLFVKHYANGTKEKSDFTEPQMAEALGAIGSGGADPDLLLIYGPTRCHLGFPAWRLRYTEIVHMGPLKSMSYGSLVKAIFKYTMVHQNYGS